The Carassius carassius chromosome 31, fCarCar2.1, whole genome shotgun sequence genome includes a region encoding these proteins:
- the LOC132111320 gene encoding tubby-related protein 4-like isoform X1, with protein sequence MSRDYEEPGQSVGMLAAVEHGPVLCSDSNILCISWKGRVPKSEKEKPVCRKRYYEEGWLATGNARGVVGVTFTSSHCRRDRNTPQRINFNLRGHNSEVVLVRWNEPFQKLATCDMEGGIFVWIQYEGRWSVELVNDRGAQVSDFTWSHDGTQALIAYRDGFVLVGSVSGQRHWSSEINLESQITCGIWTPDDQQVLFGTADGQVIVMDCHGRMLAHVLLHELDGIVSMSWNCPNFLVEDSTESDTDSDDPTPAQVQNLKPLLTVSFISGDISLMNNYDDLSPNIIRSGLKDVEVQWCSQGDLLAVAGMERHGLSSDSACASLMRNALVKFYNVQGEHIYTLETPAQRPITTICWGHRDSRLFLACGPALYVVRVEHRVASLQLLCQQGIASALKEERDVGKLNMPSLLCSYVTTAFIPTIKPPIPDPNNIRDFVSYPTAGNERLHCTMKRSEENPEAGGPCYTLYLEHLGGLVPILKGRRISKLRPEFVIMDPKMDGKADEVCVNGMISYMTDSCNCSDSSDIELSDEWVGRKSPKLSRGNRSPKLPRYSKHIRINMESRKSPKLTQTSQEMSRSPRLPKKLPVRSPSLTRREFSVDGFSEHNYLAQVTSNIWGTKFKIVGLASFLPANLGAVIYKTSLLHLQPRQMTIYLPEVRKISLDFMSLPVFNPNVFSEDEDDLPVMGPSGVSADNPPCTVNIPIAPIHSPAQAMSPTQSIGLVQSLLANQNIQLDVLTNPTATATAAAAAAAATAAAVSNATVSEHSQDTVAAQHSVPTRYSNPGQVVFSGQEISNILSGTLPPPPHHLPQQPQQKRQQQQQQQQDHQQSKHQQPQQQHLKLQNQSQQLHQQSQQQHMQHQQQLQTQQHQQQLQQQHHQQQQLQQQHLQQQHQQQFQQQLQQQHQQQQLQQQHQQLQQQHQQQLQQQHQQQLQQQHQQLQQQHQQQLQQHQQLLHQQQIQQQQLQQQQQQIQQQVQQHQQNIHQQHQQQFQQQQHQLQLQHEQIQQQQQQMQQQQQQIRQQIQEMRQQQQQLQQQHQQIQLQHQQMQRQHQQMQHQLKMQMSLQHPPSGYATLTLHQLQLMPQNLHPDQPSGRGEQVLPLKIPSRPQSFIEIDTLEVQVRKVNPPPPYPGTVVSAAAATATTGPPGLLVSNENGTTLSTDPCLTKDEFSLHPVGLQYPTPLGYERITTFDSRGNVEEVCRPRRRHLRNQNAYRMQGMGSSATLKVTSSENKKIQLPYSSATLSRLSVPRYSIPSGDPPPYPDTSNQINTIRSPTQRIESNLIHATLRRDRREPTLKVSQMVDTERTLPTKSKMNSSLTLSYQPRIPTAPYTCTQCSSNSSCTSVSVTGGGTNSSGIAGGTVVRQDFPPGKGAQHSTIIVHSKSASPLASQSSYNLLSPIDNSRDRTVYVNSAFTEDETPSQQCHLEKSVRHLTLGDVNLTVKLPPPYQWDSPAAEQLWIPQEQNLLPGPPGPPHKPPPFLLSPNSMTLPSAYQLSLSPFPSVVGRGGPQLQPLQSPAQSCGPNDTVTSSPFSQPDSALILPPGYPTNLTNLGCCTLPPMYPGTSSCSNLQLHPMSLHPWSTYSTCPPMPDHSATLPSKTLQVLEKPVLSPPPATPPPPPPPPPPLPPPPPPVELLNHQSTSELIAESGESFQDQSSLNESPQGAERFSKKGRKRLDSRAEEANMSGVSEGKSKRESRTLSDFNSLISSPRLGSKEKKKPKGQKEPLNKAKKLSRTSNEFQDSSESEPELFISGDELMNQSQSSKKGWKSKCNLRTANELEEIKCRKANEREDRSLGSQGFVYVMANKQPLWNEATQVYQLDFGGRVTQESAKNFQIELDGRQVMQFGRIDGNAYILDFQYPFSAVQAFAVALANVTQRLK encoded by the exons GTGAGTGACTTCACCTGGTCACATGATGGTACACAGGCCTTGATCGCCTACAGGGATGGTTTTGTTCTGGTGGGTTCAGTGAGCGGTCAGAGACACTGGTCGTCTGAAATTAATCTGGAGAGCCAGATCACCTGTGGAATCTGGACCCCTGATGACCAGCAG GTGCTTTTTGGAACAGCAGATGGGCAAGTCATAGTGATGGACTGCCACGGCCGTATGCTTGCCCATGTTCTTCTGCATGAGTTAGATGGCATAGTCAGCATGTCCTGGAACTGCCCGAACTTCCTGGTGGAGGACAGCACTGAGAGCGATACAGACTCTGATGACCCTACTCCAGCTCAAG TGCAAAACCTCAAACCACTGCTCACAGTCAGCTTCATATCAGGAGACATTAGTTTGATGAACAACTACGACGACCTTTCACCTAACATTATACGTTCAGGACTGAAAG atgtgGAGGTACAGTGGTGCTCTCAGGGAGACCTGCTGGCAGTGGCCGGGATGGAGAGACACGGCCTGTCCTCTGACTCAGCCTGTGCCTCTCTAATGAGGAACGCCCTTGTCAAGTTTTACAATGTCCAAGGGGAACATATATACACTTTAGAAACTCCAGCCCAA AGGCCAATCACTACGATTTGCTGGGGTCACAGGGACTCGCGTCTGTTTCTGGCCTGTGGACCAGCCCTGTATGTAGTGCGTGTGGAGCATCGTGTGGCCAGCCTGCAGCTTCTGTGTCAGCAGGGCATTGCCAGTGCTCttaaagaggagagagatgtGGGAAAACTGAACATGCCTTCACTCCTCTGTTCCTATGTCACCACTGCTTTCATTCCAACTATCAAG CCACCCATCCCAGATCCGAATAACATTCGAGACTTTGTGAGCTATCCAACAGCAGGGAATGAACGTCTGCACTGCACTATGAAACGTTCAGAGGAGAATCCAGAAGCAGGAGGCCCCTGTTACACCCTCTATCTGGAACACCTGGGAGGTTTGGTGCCTATTCTCAAGGGTCGTCGCATCAGCAAACTGCGACCAGAATTTGTCATTATGGACCCAAAAATGGATGGTAAAGCAG ATGAGGTCTGTGTAAATGGCATGATCTCCTACATGACTGACAGTTGTAACTGCTCAGACTCCAGTGATATTGAGTTAAGTGATGAGTGGGTTGGGCGAAAATCGCCCAAACTTTCTAGAGGAAACAGGTCTCCTAAGCTTCCTAGGTACTCTAAACATATAAG AATTAATATGGAATCAAGAAAGTCTCCCAAACTTACCCAAACATCTCAAGAAATGTCTAGGTCTCCTAGATTACCAAAGAAGCTCCCAGTTCGGTCTCCGAGTCTTACTCGAAGAGAATTTTCAGTTGATGGCTTTAGTGAG CATAATTACTTGGCCCAGGTTACCTCTAACATTTGGGGAACAAAGTTTAAGATTGTAGGCCTTGCCTCATTTTTGCCAGCTAACTTAGGAGCAG TTATTTATAAAACTAGTTTGCTGCACCTGCAACCTCGTCAGATGACCATTTATTTGCCTGAGGTGCGTAAAATTTCCCTGGATTTCATGAGTCTGCCAGTCTTCAATCCCAATGTgttcagtgaagatgaagatgatTTACCTG TTATGGGACCCTCTGGAGTGTCAGCCGACAATCCTCCTTGCACAGTTAATATCCCCATTGCCCCAATTCACAGCCCTGCTCAAGCCATGTCACCTACACAGAGTATAGGTCTAGTCCAGTCTCTCCTAGCCAACCAAAATATTCAGCTTGATGTCCTTACCAATCCCACTGCCACCGCCACTGCAGCAGCGGCAgctgcagcagcaacagcagcagcagtatctAATGCAACAGTATCTGAACATAGTCAGGACACTGTGGCAGCACAGCACTCTGTGCCAACTAGATATTCTAACCCTGGACAGGTGGTTTTCAGCGGACAAGAAATAAGTAACATCCTAAGTGgaactcttcctcctcctccacatCATCTGCCACAACAACCCCAACAAAAACGTCagcaacaacagcagcaacaacaagaCCATCAACAATCAAAACATCAACAACCACAGCAGCAGCATCTGAAATTGCAAAATCAGTCACAGCAGCTGCATCAACAGTCACAGCAGCAACACATGCAACATCAGCAACAACTGCAAACACAGCAGCATCAGCAGCAACTGCAACAGCagcatcatcaacaacaacaactgcaacagCAACATCTACAACAGCAACATCAACAGCAGTTCCAACAACAGCTGCAACAGcagcatcaacaacaacaactacaacagcagcatcaacaactacaacagcagcatcaacaacaactacaacagcagcatcaacaacaactgcaacagCAGCATCAACAACTACAACAGCAGCATCAACAGCAGCTGCAACAACATCAACAGCTACTGCATCAGCAGCAAATTCAACAACAGCAactgcaacagcagcagcaacagatTCAGCAGCAAGTGCAGCAGCATCAACAAAACATTCATCAACAGCATCAACAACAATTCCAACAGCAGCAGCACCAGTTGCAGCTTCAGCATGAGCaaatacagcagcagcagcaacaaatgcaacaacagcagcaacaaaTTCGACAGCAAATACAGGAAATgaggcagcagcagcaacaacttcaACAGCAGCATCAACAAATACAGCTGCAACATCAACAAATGCAAAGACAGCATCAACAAATGCAGCACCAGCTTAAAATGCAAATGTCCCTCCAACATCCACCTTCAGGATATGCTACTCTAACTCTGCATCAGTTACAGCTGATGCCTCAAAATCTTCATCCAGACCAGCCATCAGGCAGAGGAGAACAAGTGCTCCCTCTTAAGATTCCCTCACGACCACAGTCATTTATTGAAATTGACACTCTTGAGGTACAGGTGCGTAAAGTAAACCCTCCACCACCTTACCCAGGTACAGTCGTATCTGCTGCAGCTGCCACAGCCACTACGGGCCCACCTGGTCTTCTTGTTAGCAATGAGAACGGCACTACACTGTCAACAGATCCATGTTTAACTAAGGATGAATTCTCTCTTCACCCAGTTGGCCTTCAGTACCCAACTCCACTAGGCTATGAAAGAATCACTACTTTTGACAGCAGGGGAAATGTCGAAGAGGTATGTCGCCCAAGGAGACGGCATTTAAGGAACCAAAATGCCTACAGGATGCAAGGAATGGGCAGCTCCGCCACATTGAAAGTAACTTCATCTGAGAACAAGAAGATCCAGTTGCCATACAGCTCAGCAACTCTTAGTCGCCTCTCAGTGCCTAGATATTCTATACCAAGTGGAGACCCACCACCTTATCCTGACACATCTAACCAAATTAACACAATCAGAAGTCCTACGCAAAGGATTGAGAGCAATTTGATTCATGCCACTTTGCGCCGTGATCGTAGGGAACCAACCCTGAAGGTTTCTCAAATGGTGGATACAGAGAGGACTTTACCAACTAAATCCAAAATGAACAGTTCCCTCACACTCTCCTATCAGCCAAGGATACCCACAGCTCCGTATACGTGCACTCAGTGTAGCAGTAATAGCAGCTGCACTAGTGTAAGTGTCACCGGTGGTGGCACAAACAGCAGCGGAATTGCTGGAGGAACTGTGGTGAGGCAAGACTTCCCACCTGGCAAAGGGGCCCAACACAGCACAATAATTGTGCACTCCAAAAGTGCCTCGCCATTAGCCTCTCAGTCCTCTTATAACCTCTTAAGTCCCATTGACAACAGTAGAGACAGAACTGTCTATGTCAACTCTGCCTTTACAGAAGATGAGACACCAAGTCAGCAGTGCCATCTTGAAAAGTCAGTACGGCATTTAACACTTGGGGATGTCAATTTGACAGTCAAACTGCCTCCACCTTACCAATGGGATTCACCTGCAGCAGAACAACTCTGGATACCTCAAGAGCAAAATTTATTGCCTGGACCTCCAGGACCACCTCATAAGCCACCCCCATTTTTACTCAGTCCCAATTCTATGACCCTCCCTTCAGCCTATCAGTTATCCCTTTCACCCTTCCCATCAGTTGTAGGACGTGGTGGACCTCAACTACAGCCTTTGCAGAGTCCTGCACAATCTTGTGGCCCCAATGACACAGTAACATCTAGCCCTTTTAGCCAACCAGACTCAGCTTTAATCTTACCCCCAGGTTATCCCACAAATTTGACCAATCTAGGTTGTTGCACTCTGCCTCCCATGTACCCAGGGACTAGCTCCTGCAGCAACCTTCAGCTGCATCCAATGAGCTTGCATCCTTGGAGCACTTATAGCACTTGTCCTCCCATGCCAGACCATTCTGCCACATTGCCCAGTAAGACCCTTCAGGTCCTGGAGAAGCCAGTTCTCTCTCCTCCTCCAGCAACTCCACCTcccccacctcctcctcctcctcctctacctcctccacctccacccGTTGAGCTCTTGAACCATCAGAGTACTTCTGAGTTGATTGCAGAATCGGGAGAGAGCTTTCAGGATCagtcctctctcaatgagagtcCACAAGGAGCAGAGAGGTTCAGCAAGAAGGGACGTAAGAGACTTGACAGTAGGGCAGAAGAGGCAAATATGTCTGGAGTCTCTGAAGGGAAATCCAAAAGAGAGAGTCGCACACTTTCTGACTTCAATTCCCTGATCTCCAGTCCAAGACTTGGCAGCAAGGAAAAGAAGAAACCTAAAGGGCAGAAAGAGCCATTGAACAAGGCCAAGAAACTGAGTAGGACTTCCAATGAGTTCCAGGATAGCTCTGAGAGTGAGCCTGAGCTCTTCATCAGTGGTGACGAGTTGATGAACCAAAGCCAGAGCAGCAAGAAAGGATGGAAGAGCAAATGCAATCTGCGTACAGCAAACGAACTTGAGGAAATCAAGTGCCGTAAAGCTAACGAGAGAGAGGATCGTAGTCTTGGCAGCCAAGGCTTTGTCTATGTCATGGCCAACAAGCAACCATTGTGGAACGAAGCCACCCAGGTTTACCAGCTTGACTTTGGAGGACGGGTGACACAGGAGTCAGCCAAAAACTTTCAGATTGAGCTTGATGGACGCCAG GTAATGCAGTTTGGCAGAATTGATGGCAATGCATATATCCTGGATTTTCAGTATCCATTCTCAGCCGTACAGGCATTTGCTGTGGCCTTGGCCAATGTAACTCAGAGACTCAAATAG
- the LOC132111320 gene encoding tubby-related protein 4-like isoform X2, whose protein sequence is MSRDYEEPGQSVGMLAAVEHGPVLCSDSNILCISWKGRVPKSEKEKPVCRKRYYEEGWLATGNARGVVGVTFTSSHCRRDRNTPQRINFNLRGHNSEVVLVRWNEPFQKLATCDMEGGIFVWIQYEGRWSVELVNDRGAQVSDFTWSHDGTQALIAYRDGFVLVGSVSGQRHWSSEINLESQITCGIWTPDDQQVLFGTADGQVIVMDCHGRMLAHVLLHELDGIVSMSWNCPNFLVEDSTESDTDSDDPTPAQVQNLKPLLTVSFISGDISLMNNYDDLSPNIIRSGLKDVEVQWCSQGDLLAVAGMERHGLSSDSACASLMRNALVKFYNVQGEHIYTLETPAQRPITTICWGHRDSRLFLACGPALYVVRVEHRVASLQLLCQQGIASALKEERDVGKLNMPSLLCSYVTTAFIPTIKPPIPDPNNIRDFVSYPTAGNERLHCTMKRSEENPEAGGPCYTLYLEHLGGLVPILKGRRISKLRPEFVIMDPKMDGKADEVCVNGMISYMTDSCNCSDSSDIELSDEWVGRKSPKLSRGNRSPKLPRINMESRKSPKLTQTSQEMSRSPRLPKKLPVRSPSLTRREFSVDGFSEHNYLAQVTSNIWGTKFKIVGLASFLPANLGAVIYKTSLLHLQPRQMTIYLPEVRKISLDFMSLPVFNPNVFSEDEDDLPVMGPSGVSADNPPCTVNIPIAPIHSPAQAMSPTQSIGLVQSLLANQNIQLDVLTNPTATATAAAAAAAATAAAVSNATVSEHSQDTVAAQHSVPTRYSNPGQVVFSGQEISNILSGTLPPPPHHLPQQPQQKRQQQQQQQQDHQQSKHQQPQQQHLKLQNQSQQLHQQSQQQHMQHQQQLQTQQHQQQLQQQHHQQQQLQQQHLQQQHQQQFQQQLQQQHQQQQLQQQHQQLQQQHQQQLQQQHQQQLQQQHQQLQQQHQQQLQQHQQLLHQQQIQQQQLQQQQQQIQQQVQQHQQNIHQQHQQQFQQQQHQLQLQHEQIQQQQQQMQQQQQQIRQQIQEMRQQQQQLQQQHQQIQLQHQQMQRQHQQMQHQLKMQMSLQHPPSGYATLTLHQLQLMPQNLHPDQPSGRGEQVLPLKIPSRPQSFIEIDTLEVQVRKVNPPPPYPGTVVSAAAATATTGPPGLLVSNENGTTLSTDPCLTKDEFSLHPVGLQYPTPLGYERITTFDSRGNVEEVCRPRRRHLRNQNAYRMQGMGSSATLKVTSSENKKIQLPYSSATLSRLSVPRYSIPSGDPPPYPDTSNQINTIRSPTQRIESNLIHATLRRDRREPTLKVSQMVDTERTLPTKSKMNSSLTLSYQPRIPTAPYTCTQCSSNSSCTSVSVTGGGTNSSGIAGGTVVRQDFPPGKGAQHSTIIVHSKSASPLASQSSYNLLSPIDNSRDRTVYVNSAFTEDETPSQQCHLEKSVRHLTLGDVNLTVKLPPPYQWDSPAAEQLWIPQEQNLLPGPPGPPHKPPPFLLSPNSMTLPSAYQLSLSPFPSVVGRGGPQLQPLQSPAQSCGPNDTVTSSPFSQPDSALILPPGYPTNLTNLGCCTLPPMYPGTSSCSNLQLHPMSLHPWSTYSTCPPMPDHSATLPSKTLQVLEKPVLSPPPATPPPPPPPPPPLPPPPPPVELLNHQSTSELIAESGESFQDQSSLNESPQGAERFSKKGRKRLDSRAEEANMSGVSEGKSKRESRTLSDFNSLISSPRLGSKEKKKPKGQKEPLNKAKKLSRTSNEFQDSSESEPELFISGDELMNQSQSSKKGWKSKCNLRTANELEEIKCRKANEREDRSLGSQGFVYVMANKQPLWNEATQVYQLDFGGRVTQESAKNFQIELDGRQVMQFGRIDGNAYILDFQYPFSAVQAFAVALANVTQRLK, encoded by the exons GTGAGTGACTTCACCTGGTCACATGATGGTACACAGGCCTTGATCGCCTACAGGGATGGTTTTGTTCTGGTGGGTTCAGTGAGCGGTCAGAGACACTGGTCGTCTGAAATTAATCTGGAGAGCCAGATCACCTGTGGAATCTGGACCCCTGATGACCAGCAG GTGCTTTTTGGAACAGCAGATGGGCAAGTCATAGTGATGGACTGCCACGGCCGTATGCTTGCCCATGTTCTTCTGCATGAGTTAGATGGCATAGTCAGCATGTCCTGGAACTGCCCGAACTTCCTGGTGGAGGACAGCACTGAGAGCGATACAGACTCTGATGACCCTACTCCAGCTCAAG TGCAAAACCTCAAACCACTGCTCACAGTCAGCTTCATATCAGGAGACATTAGTTTGATGAACAACTACGACGACCTTTCACCTAACATTATACGTTCAGGACTGAAAG atgtgGAGGTACAGTGGTGCTCTCAGGGAGACCTGCTGGCAGTGGCCGGGATGGAGAGACACGGCCTGTCCTCTGACTCAGCCTGTGCCTCTCTAATGAGGAACGCCCTTGTCAAGTTTTACAATGTCCAAGGGGAACATATATACACTTTAGAAACTCCAGCCCAA AGGCCAATCACTACGATTTGCTGGGGTCACAGGGACTCGCGTCTGTTTCTGGCCTGTGGACCAGCCCTGTATGTAGTGCGTGTGGAGCATCGTGTGGCCAGCCTGCAGCTTCTGTGTCAGCAGGGCATTGCCAGTGCTCttaaagaggagagagatgtGGGAAAACTGAACATGCCTTCACTCCTCTGTTCCTATGTCACCACTGCTTTCATTCCAACTATCAAG CCACCCATCCCAGATCCGAATAACATTCGAGACTTTGTGAGCTATCCAACAGCAGGGAATGAACGTCTGCACTGCACTATGAAACGTTCAGAGGAGAATCCAGAAGCAGGAGGCCCCTGTTACACCCTCTATCTGGAACACCTGGGAGGTTTGGTGCCTATTCTCAAGGGTCGTCGCATCAGCAAACTGCGACCAGAATTTGTCATTATGGACCCAAAAATGGATGGTAAAGCAG ATGAGGTCTGTGTAAATGGCATGATCTCCTACATGACTGACAGTTGTAACTGCTCAGACTCCAGTGATATTGAGTTAAGTGATGAGTGGGTTGGGCGAAAATCGCCCAAACTTTCTAGAGGAAACAGGTCTCCTAAGCTTCCTAG AATTAATATGGAATCAAGAAAGTCTCCCAAACTTACCCAAACATCTCAAGAAATGTCTAGGTCTCCTAGATTACCAAAGAAGCTCCCAGTTCGGTCTCCGAGTCTTACTCGAAGAGAATTTTCAGTTGATGGCTTTAGTGAG CATAATTACTTGGCCCAGGTTACCTCTAACATTTGGGGAACAAAGTTTAAGATTGTAGGCCTTGCCTCATTTTTGCCAGCTAACTTAGGAGCAG TTATTTATAAAACTAGTTTGCTGCACCTGCAACCTCGTCAGATGACCATTTATTTGCCTGAGGTGCGTAAAATTTCCCTGGATTTCATGAGTCTGCCAGTCTTCAATCCCAATGTgttcagtgaagatgaagatgatTTACCTG TTATGGGACCCTCTGGAGTGTCAGCCGACAATCCTCCTTGCACAGTTAATATCCCCATTGCCCCAATTCACAGCCCTGCTCAAGCCATGTCACCTACACAGAGTATAGGTCTAGTCCAGTCTCTCCTAGCCAACCAAAATATTCAGCTTGATGTCCTTACCAATCCCACTGCCACCGCCACTGCAGCAGCGGCAgctgcagcagcaacagcagcagcagtatctAATGCAACAGTATCTGAACATAGTCAGGACACTGTGGCAGCACAGCACTCTGTGCCAACTAGATATTCTAACCCTGGACAGGTGGTTTTCAGCGGACAAGAAATAAGTAACATCCTAAGTGgaactcttcctcctcctccacatCATCTGCCACAACAACCCCAACAAAAACGTCagcaacaacagcagcaacaacaagaCCATCAACAATCAAAACATCAACAACCACAGCAGCAGCATCTGAAATTGCAAAATCAGTCACAGCAGCTGCATCAACAGTCACAGCAGCAACACATGCAACATCAGCAACAACTGCAAACACAGCAGCATCAGCAGCAACTGCAACAGCagcatcatcaacaacaacaactgcaacagCAACATCTACAACAGCAACATCAACAGCAGTTCCAACAACAGCTGCAACAGcagcatcaacaacaacaactacaacagcagcatcaacaactacaacagcagcatcaacaacaactacaacagcagcatcaacaacaactgcaacagCAGCATCAACAACTACAACAGCAGCATCAACAGCAGCTGCAACAACATCAACAGCTACTGCATCAGCAGCAAATTCAACAACAGCAactgcaacagcagcagcaacagatTCAGCAGCAAGTGCAGCAGCATCAACAAAACATTCATCAACAGCATCAACAACAATTCCAACAGCAGCAGCACCAGTTGCAGCTTCAGCATGAGCaaatacagcagcagcagcaacaaatgcaacaacagcagcaacaaaTTCGACAGCAAATACAGGAAATgaggcagcagcagcaacaacttcaACAGCAGCATCAACAAATACAGCTGCAACATCAACAAATGCAAAGACAGCATCAACAAATGCAGCACCAGCTTAAAATGCAAATGTCCCTCCAACATCCACCTTCAGGATATGCTACTCTAACTCTGCATCAGTTACAGCTGATGCCTCAAAATCTTCATCCAGACCAGCCATCAGGCAGAGGAGAACAAGTGCTCCCTCTTAAGATTCCCTCACGACCACAGTCATTTATTGAAATTGACACTCTTGAGGTACAGGTGCGTAAAGTAAACCCTCCACCACCTTACCCAGGTACAGTCGTATCTGCTGCAGCTGCCACAGCCACTACGGGCCCACCTGGTCTTCTTGTTAGCAATGAGAACGGCACTACACTGTCAACAGATCCATGTTTAACTAAGGATGAATTCTCTCTTCACCCAGTTGGCCTTCAGTACCCAACTCCACTAGGCTATGAAAGAATCACTACTTTTGACAGCAGGGGAAATGTCGAAGAGGTATGTCGCCCAAGGAGACGGCATTTAAGGAACCAAAATGCCTACAGGATGCAAGGAATGGGCAGCTCCGCCACATTGAAAGTAACTTCATCTGAGAACAAGAAGATCCAGTTGCCATACAGCTCAGCAACTCTTAGTCGCCTCTCAGTGCCTAGATATTCTATACCAAGTGGAGACCCACCACCTTATCCTGACACATCTAACCAAATTAACACAATCAGAAGTCCTACGCAAAGGATTGAGAGCAATTTGATTCATGCCACTTTGCGCCGTGATCGTAGGGAACCAACCCTGAAGGTTTCTCAAATGGTGGATACAGAGAGGACTTTACCAACTAAATCCAAAATGAACAGTTCCCTCACACTCTCCTATCAGCCAAGGATACCCACAGCTCCGTATACGTGCACTCAGTGTAGCAGTAATAGCAGCTGCACTAGTGTAAGTGTCACCGGTGGTGGCACAAACAGCAGCGGAATTGCTGGAGGAACTGTGGTGAGGCAAGACTTCCCACCTGGCAAAGGGGCCCAACACAGCACAATAATTGTGCACTCCAAAAGTGCCTCGCCATTAGCCTCTCAGTCCTCTTATAACCTCTTAAGTCCCATTGACAACAGTAGAGACAGAACTGTCTATGTCAACTCTGCCTTTACAGAAGATGAGACACCAAGTCAGCAGTGCCATCTTGAAAAGTCAGTACGGCATTTAACACTTGGGGATGTCAATTTGACAGTCAAACTGCCTCCACCTTACCAATGGGATTCACCTGCAGCAGAACAACTCTGGATACCTCAAGAGCAAAATTTATTGCCTGGACCTCCAGGACCACCTCATAAGCCACCCCCATTTTTACTCAGTCCCAATTCTATGACCCTCCCTTCAGCCTATCAGTTATCCCTTTCACCCTTCCCATCAGTTGTAGGACGTGGTGGACCTCAACTACAGCCTTTGCAGAGTCCTGCACAATCTTGTGGCCCCAATGACACAGTAACATCTAGCCCTTTTAGCCAACCAGACTCAGCTTTAATCTTACCCCCAGGTTATCCCACAAATTTGACCAATCTAGGTTGTTGCACTCTGCCTCCCATGTACCCAGGGACTAGCTCCTGCAGCAACCTTCAGCTGCATCCAATGAGCTTGCATCCTTGGAGCACTTATAGCACTTGTCCTCCCATGCCAGACCATTCTGCCACATTGCCCAGTAAGACCCTTCAGGTCCTGGAGAAGCCAGTTCTCTCTCCTCCTCCAGCAACTCCACCTcccccacctcctcctcctcctcctctacctcctccacctccacccGTTGAGCTCTTGAACCATCAGAGTACTTCTGAGTTGATTGCAGAATCGGGAGAGAGCTTTCAGGATCagtcctctctcaatgagagtcCACAAGGAGCAGAGAGGTTCAGCAAGAAGGGACGTAAGAGACTTGACAGTAGGGCAGAAGAGGCAAATATGTCTGGAGTCTCTGAAGGGAAATCCAAAAGAGAGAGTCGCACACTTTCTGACTTCAATTCCCTGATCTCCAGTCCAAGACTTGGCAGCAAGGAAAAGAAGAAACCTAAAGGGCAGAAAGAGCCATTGAACAAGGCCAAGAAACTGAGTAGGACTTCCAATGAGTTCCAGGATAGCTCTGAGAGTGAGCCTGAGCTCTTCATCAGTGGTGACGAGTTGATGAACCAAAGCCAGAGCAGCAAGAAAGGATGGAAGAGCAAATGCAATCTGCGTACAGCAAACGAACTTGAGGAAATCAAGTGCCGTAAAGCTAACGAGAGAGAGGATCGTAGTCTTGGCAGCCAAGGCTTTGTCTATGTCATGGCCAACAAGCAACCATTGTGGAACGAAGCCACCCAGGTTTACCAGCTTGACTTTGGAGGACGGGTGACACAGGAGTCAGCCAAAAACTTTCAGATTGAGCTTGATGGACGCCAG GTAATGCAGTTTGGCAGAATTGATGGCAATGCATATATCCTGGATTTTCAGTATCCATTCTCAGCCGTACAGGCATTTGCTGTGGCCTTGGCCAATGTAACTCAGAGACTCAAATAG